Within Thermococcus sp. Bubb.Bath, the genomic segment CAACGGCACGTCGGACAGACTGTGTTGCAGATTCCGCAGGCGAGGCACTTCTCGCTCTCCTTTTCCCACATCGGGTGCTCCATCTCCAGCTCGAGGAGGTAGCGCAGGTCGCCCCAGTCCTCGTGGTACTTGAAGGCCTGGGCGCGCCTGTTTTCAAATTCCCTGAAGTTGCATATGTCCTCGGTTGTTACCTCCTTGAAGAGTTTGATGTTCTTGTCCACTATCCTGTGGCCGGTTGGTGAACCGACCCTCACGAGCCAGCCGTCTGGAAGCTCGTGGAGGAAGAGATCGAAGCCATCATCTGCGAAGTCCGTATCCCTCAGGTTGCAGAAGCAGTATTCATCCGGCATGCAGCTTATTCCGATGATTATTCCCTTCTCCCTTCTCGCCTTGTAGTACTTGTCCGGAAACTCGTCGAGGTATACCGTGTCAAGGATTTTAAGGCCGAAGATGTCGCAAGAGTGGACGCCAAAGATAACGAAGGGCTCGACGTCTTCGATGACCTCCTTGTACTCCGCGTTCTTGATGTTGAACTCGAAGAGCTTCTCCCTTGGAAGAAAGAAGAACTTTTTCGGCGGCATTATCGTCCTGTTGTAGTTGAACTCGACATTTCTAACGTCACCTATCTCTCTGAAGTCGTAGAACTTCTCCGAAATCTTGACGGGGGCGTAGAGCTTGCCCCAATCCTTCAGGCGCTCAAGGAATGTGTACGTGTTCTCCTTCGGGAGCTTAACGTATCTCAACATCACCACCTCCAATGAACATGAACATACGCGTGTCCATTTTCGTTCTCTCAAGGGTAGCTAAGCTTAAGGACTAAAAAAGCGTTTTCTAACCCGAAAATTCTGAACCAAAGGTGTAATAGTCCTTTTTAGGCCGACCAAACTTTTATTGCCTTTTTTGCTATACCCAATAGGTTGCAAACCTTTGGTTTAAAACGAGCCGTTTAATACCTTCTCTTGCCAAACAAAAGCTTAGGAAAAGCGTTTTAAGCATGATGAGAAATCAGAAGTGAGAGGTGCTGAAAACGTTCCGTTTGGAGGTGATAGTTTGCCATTCATAGTGGCGTTCCTCTTTGCGTACATCGTGTGGCTCCTCCTAACGGCGGGGAGCAAGGGCCTCCTGTGGAGCACTGAGGAGCTCATAGTAGGGCTTGTATTCGCGGCGATAGTCGGCTATGCCACAAAGGATGTGATAAGGGAAAACTCAACGCGCTTCCTGAACCCGGTGAAGTGGTTTGGCTTCATAGCCTATGCCCCGGTTCTCTTCTGGGGCATGGTGAAGGCGAACTTCGATGTCGCTTACCGTGTCATAACTGGCAAGATACGGCCTGGAATAGTCCGCGTCCCGGTTGACCTCGAAAACGACGCCCAGTACACCGTAATGAGCAACTCAATAACCCTTACCCCCGGAACCCTCACGATAGATGCCTGTCCCGATGAAAAAGCTCTCTATGTCCACTGGATCAATGTGCCAAAGGGCCT encodes:
- the hydB gene encoding NADPH-dependent hydrogenase/sulfhydrogenase 1 subunit beta produces the protein MRYVKLPKENTYTFLERLKDWGKLYAPVKISEKFYDFREIGDVRNVEFNYNRTIMPPKKFFFLPREKLFEFNIKNAEYKEVIEDVEPFVIFGVHSCDIFGLKILDTVYLDEFPDKYYKARREKGIIIGISCMPDEYCFCNLRDTDFADDGFDLFLHELPDGWLVRVGSPTGHRIVDKNIKLFKEVTTEDICNFREFENRRAQAFKYHEDWGDLRYLLELEMEHPMWEKESEKCLACGICNTVCPTCRCYEVQDVVNLDGERGYRERRWDSCQFRSHGLVAGGHNFRATKKDRFRNRYLCKNSYNEKLGLSYCVGCGRCTYFCPAGISFIRNLRTIMGLEEKTCPPEITEEIPKRGFAYASSIRGDEL
- a CDS encoding monovalent cation/H+ antiporter subunit E encodes the protein MPFIVAFLFAYIVWLLLTAGSKGLLWSTEELIVGLVFAAIVGYATKDVIRENSTRFLNPVKWFGFIAYAPVLFWGMVKANFDVAYRVITGKIRPGIVRVPVDLENDAQYTVMSNSITLTPGTLTIDACPDEKALYVHWINVPKGLERPESSEPLAGPFEKWARRLGR